AAGATTGTATCACGGTTATGGTCTCAGGAATCTTGTATTCAAAGTACCCTGGGTCATATTCTGTAAGGCACACTGTGACAAGTTTTCTCCCTTCTGAACATGAGCTTGATTTTCTGTTTTCTACGTAGTATCTTCAAGATGTAAACTGCCCATTCAGTGTCCAAGAGAGACAGGAGTCGGTGGACTGGTTGCTGGGTCTAGCAGTTCGGTTTGAGTATGGAGACAATGGTACTGTACCATCCATTTACTCCTTATATCTCTTGATTTATTGAAGGGACTAGCGTTATTTTCCTAGGTGTGATTCGGTTCTTTGAATGTCGGCCACTAGATGGTAGCATTGTATTAACAGTGGCAACTTTAACTTTGACTGCTCCACCATAAGGGgtcatttatttgacctttattttactaggcaagtcagttaagaacaaattcttatttacaatgaaggcagTGGGttaacagatttgtaccatgtcagctcggggatttgatcttgcaaccttttggttactagtccaatgctctaaccactaggctgcctgcctagtggttagagggataATCTAATTGTGGTTCCACCCTCTGTTGCCATACACTGTTAAGTGTCCAGGAGTGTTAAATGACTGAGTTTACACACTATTAAAGCAAGTATTTTGTTGTAAAAGCAGTTAAGTAGTATGTAATAAGTGGGGGGCATGGACTAAGTGGTCACTTTCTGGATGGTGTGTGTCCCACTGGCTCCCCAGTTGAGAAGTACAAGAACTGTCCGCCAGCCACGGCCACCAAGGCGGAGAAACCCTCGGATCCACTCATCCATCTGGACAGTGAGCTTAACCACTCTATTCCTCTAAATgcctatcctcctctctcaccttatccctctactcatctctctcatcctctcttcactcctcttcctctgtccctcatGTTTTGTGATAAAATCATCATTGCACACAGCAACCTCTCACTGCTATGGGAATGTAGAGGCTGACAGTGGTGACTAGAAACATTGGATACCTCAGGCTCATGTGGTGCCTTTCACTAGCTACTCTTCTAGGGTAGGCCCCTTTGCTTTATGCTCATTATTACCTACCTGGCCTGCTTAGGCTCAACTTCCCTTGAAGATTGTTTATTCCCAGTGATTACATATGGTTATCTTTTTGTTTGATTACCATGCAAAACAAGATGAGAATCAAACCAACAGGGACAGTTGTGACTCCAGCTGACATTATGAATGTCAACAGGACCATGCTGTATTGAAAATAAGTGTTTAAAGTTTTATTGTCACTTGCACAAATACAGTGAAATGACTAACTCTTttacaacaatgcagtaatcaatatctgTAGTACTATAAAGTAAAGTAGAACACAAACGCACAAGGAATAGAAATGAGAAGAACACAAGAAAGTAAGCTACTGAATGTACAGGGTCCGTGCGAATACCATATtcacaatgtgcagggatactggagtggtaggggtagatatgtatagtgttaAGGTGACTGGGTGTGTTCCCTTCTTGCTCCAAGGCAACAACCCAGATTTTAAGGCTGGCGTGATGGGCCTGGCTAACATGCTGAAGATCCAGCGTCACGACGACTACCTGGTCATGCTGAAGGTGAGAACCAGCAGTCATCAAGCACCATGTCTATGAAGTGGGACAAATGTACTAAGgcccttttcacactactgagccaagCTGTGCCTAGCAGTAGTGCGATGGCCTAGTTACGCACCCACCATAGTTACTGGAACCTTGCTGGAAAGGACAATGTAAAATGAAAATATCAGAGCCAGTTCGGATTGGCGCTATACTGTGTTACCCAGTTTTTATGACCATGTTGTAAATAATGACCCTGTGCAGATTTGGTAGCAATGGTGTGGTAATTCTACTTGTACAACAGGCAATAAGGATCCTCATCCAAGAGAGGCTAACCCCAGAGGCTATAGCCAAGGCCAGGCAGTCTAAAGAGGTGAGATACTGAGGCAGATCCGCCCTCCCGCCTACACATTTAGGCCTCATCAAAATGACAAAGGTTTTAAAACGTGATCTGAAAGAATGCCCACAATATTTCAGAACTGGGTCCAAACAGGATGGGTTTTGTATTTTTGGGACCATTTGCACAAGGCAAGCACACTCAAGTGTACAAAACATCTGAGTACTggttaggatcagtttagccttttttaAATCGCAATGAATAAaattatatggacaggggtgggggcactcctactctgagacacttgacacagtggcttgtgaaagtattcacaccccttggcatttttccaatTTTTCCAAtatattcaccccccaaagtcaatactttgtagagccatcttttgcagcaattaaagctgcaagtctcttgggatatgtctctataatCTTGTCACTTCTcgccactgggattctttgcccattcttcaaggcaaaactgctccagctccttcaagttggatgggttccgctggtgtacagcaatctttcagtcataccacagattctcaattggattgaggtctgggctttgactaggccattccaagacatttaaatgtttccccttaaaccactcaagtgttgctttagcagtatgcttaggatcattgtcctgctggaaggtgaacctccatctgTCTCAAATCTGGAAGACTTGAAACAGGTTTTttttcaagaatttccctgtatttagtgccatccatcataccttcaattctgaccacttttccagtccctgccgattgGGGGGGGGACATTGAACATGAAGTTCTCGGGTGATGAGGTGTTGggtttccttgatggccaaaaagagtaccttccatatgtttggggagtctcccacatgccctttggtgaacaccaaatgtgtttgcttgttttttttgtttaagCAATGGCTCTTTCTGGCCAcgcttccataaagcccagcacTGTGGAGTGTACATTTTAATGTGGTCctgtggacagatactccaatctccgctgtggagctttgtaaCTCCtttagggttatctttggtctctttgttgactCTCTgatttaatgccctccttgcccggtctgtgagttttggtgggtggccctctcttggcaggtttgtggtgccatattctttccattttttttttttaataatggatttaatggtgctctgtggaatgttcaaagtttcagattttttttataacccaaccctgatctgtacttctccacaactttgtccctgacctatttggagagctccttggtcttcatggtgccgcttgcttagtggcgttgcagactctggggcctttcagaacaggtgtgtgtatgtatatgagATTATGTGATAGGTCATGTGATATttagattacacacaggtggattttatttaactatgtgacttctgaaggtatttggttgcaccagatcttatttaggggcttcatagcaaagggggtgaaaacatatgcacccaccacttttcagttttattttatagaattttattttaaacatgtttttttcttttcacttcaccaatttttgacttttttgtgtatgtccattatatgaaatccaaataaaaatctatttaggttgtaatgcaacaaaataggaataaCGCCAAggaggatgaatacttttgcaaggcactgtacatagatCCTCAGTGTGATGGGTAAGGCCTGTGTGCAGTGGTCTGGAAGTCATCTCCGAGGCTACGCTATTTTAAGAGGACGGCTGTATATTGGCACTTCCTGTGTCCCCTAATTGCTGTGATGTCTCTTCCTGTTTTTGCCTCAAGGGTCTCCCCGTGGCCTTGGACAAACACATCCTCGGCTTTGATACTGGAGGTGAGTGCTCGCAGTCGAGTATTTTAAGTAATGCACATGGACACATTTCAAACGGCAGTGTATTATCCTCAAAGGGACTAGTCCCTAAATTACATTTTGAAGTACTTCTGTAACTGCAAATGCTTACGCTGTCAATTCCCTGTTGTGCCCAAGACTATTATAATAAGTCTCTACACATTTTTATTTGACAATTATAAAACGCAATACAAACATGAGGATACAATGCATTTAAGTAAAAAacgtatttccattgtggtcctcttcaAACATGTTACACAATCACAGCCAAAAGCTGAATTGCAGTAAATATCACATGGCCCAAATAATTAAATACTGCAAAGACCAAAACATAACACATTTGAATAGTCCTCCAGATAAGTGGTTGCTCTCCTTGGGAATAGCTTGCAGAACTAGCCAGCCAGCTTTCTTCACTGTCCAAACCACGTTGGTTGCGACCACTTGGGAGTAGCCTGGCTCCGCCTTGCCTTGCAAATCTTTCCACTACTTAGCCACCCTCGCTGAGTTGACTCGCATCCTGTACCTCCTCAGTCCGAGTAATGTCCAGTGGTGTTCTCCAGGCTGAATTGTCTCCCAGTCCCAATGTAGCAGGCTTCCATTACAGCGACACGATTCAACACAGTCTGTCCAAGCTGTCCGACACCTCAAGAGGACATCCCCGGCATGAGCTCCCCAAATCAAAACTGCATTGACAAAGCTTGCTGTAAAGCAAGCTAGCAGTGCAATCAATCTAATCGATTTATTATTGAAAATACGATTTCAGATCACGAGATTTGTGTGATCGCTATCTTCCTAAAACAACATAATAAAATTAACAATACATTTGCAGGAGCTAACAGCCCAGCTAGGCTGCCCCCTAGGGCACCATGGCAAACCCGTTCTGTCCTATTGATATGATTGACAGAATAGGAATGGAATTTATCTTGACTACTGTTGATGTAGGATTGCTAGGGCCATCACATAGTCGAGATCTGATCCAGATCTGTTGGAGATGCATCCGGGCAAAGAAAACGACATGGAATGTGTCAGTGGAGACGAGTGACATTTTCCTGTGAACCACTGTTTGAAGTGGCCTGTCATGTCAATATAAGCAAGCTGTGTCAGTGCAGGAGTTGTACAATACCGTTCAAAAGGTctggattttttggggggttctATTAAaagatcaaattgatcagaaatacagtatagacattgttaatgttgtaaattaacttgttgctggaaacggctgatttttcaggacccttgtctttcaaagataatttgtaaaaatccaaatgtcttcattgtaaagggtttaaacactgtttcctatgcttgttcaatgaaccataaacaattaatgaacatgcacctgtggaacgatcgttcagacactaacagtttacagatggtggtcagttatgaaaacttaggaccgtaaagaggcctttctactgactctgaaaaacaccaaaagaaagatgcccagggtccctgctcatctgtgtgaatgtgccattcgtcatgctgcaaggaggcacgaggacagcagatgtggccagggcaataaataaattgccgtactgtgagacgcctaagacagagctacagggagacaggacggacaggacagctgattgtcctcgcataacacctgcacaggatcggtacatcgaacatcacacctgcgcaACAActgccgagttacaccaggaacgcacaatccctccatcagtgctgagagaggctggactaagggcttgtaggcctgttgtaaggcagttcctcaccagacatcactggcaacaacgttgtctacaggcacaaacccaccgttgctggaccagacaggactggcaaaaagtgctcttcactgacgagtcacggttttctcaccaggggtgatggtcagatttgcatttgtcaaaggaatgagcattacaccgaggcctgtactctggagcgggttCGATTTTTGGAGGTGGAGgttctgtcatggtctggggcggtgtgtctcTGCATCATCAAACTGTGCCTGCAATGACAAGttatctcaacgctgtgcattacagggaagacatcctcctccctcgtggtacccttcctgtaggctcatcctgacatgaccctccagcatgacaatgccaccagctatactgctcgttctgtgtgtgatttcatgCAAGaccggaatgtcagtgttctgccagggccagtgaagagcccggatctcaatcccattgggcacatctgggacctgttgggttagagggtgagggctagggcaagacccccccccccaccccaccaacCCCCCACAGAAATGTAtgtgaacttgcaggtgccttggtggaagagtggggtaacatctcacagcaagaactgacaaatccggtgcagtccatgaggaggagatgcactgcagtacttaatgcagctggtggccacatcagatactgactgttacttttgattttgaccccccccctttgttcagggacacattccatttctgttagtcacatctcTGTGGAACTTGCTCAGTGTGtctgttgaattttatgttcatacaaatattgacacacacatgcagttgacagtgaggatgtTTCTtggttttgctgagtttatatttcctgaatggattatctacataggcgtacagaggcccattatcagcaaccatcagtccttgtgttccaatggcacgttgttagctaatccaagtttatcattttaaaaggctaattgatcatgacAGAACCCTTTTCCAATTAGGTTAGCACCGCTGAAAACTGGTGACTAAAGAAATAAAAACtctttctttagactagttgagtatctggagcatcagcatttgtgggtttgattacaggctcaaaatggccagaaacaacttTTTAGCTAACACAACCTGCCATTGGgaaacaggagtgatggttgctgatgaatgtagatattccattttttaaatcagctttttccagctacaatagtaattcaCAACATGAACCTACACTGTATTCCTGATCAATTTGATGGACAAAAAAATATGCTTTTCcttcaaaaaacaaggacatttctaagtgaccccaagcttttgaacggtagtgtatgtatggaagttttttttcctttttttttcggGTCACTACAAAtggctattttttatttttttacacagcATTTAGAACCTAGGGAATACAAAAGCATGATTACATGCATCCTTAATCCTGTCAACGTGTTCCTACAGTCATACAAGAATTCAACTGTGACCTTGATCATTGACTGAGCATAATTTCATGTCCTGGAACACTGCCTCCAAACGGTGTGCTGCTCCTTTCTCTGCAGACGCTACCCTGAACGAGGCGGCTCAGATCCTGCGTCTGCTCCACATTGAGGAGCTGCGAGACCTGCAGACCCGCATCAACGAGGCTATCGTAGCTGTCCAGGCCATCATCGCAGACCCCAAGACAGACCACCGCCTGGGCAAGGTCGGCAGATGACCTGGCCTGCCTGAACCCTTGACCTCTACCCTATAACTCCCAACACACGCAGTCTGTACCAGTCACACAAACTATACATGTTCCCAGGACCCTGTTCTTATTCTATTTTCGCCTCCCCCTTTTTGATAAGGAGCTGGGACGACTGGAATTAAATTGTCTTGTTTTGGAGGGGGGgagccttttttttttttttatgaaaaTGAATGatttttagattattatttttttaaataataaatggTAAGTTCTCAAGATTCTTTGCTGAAATGACCCATTTCTGTTTAAGTCCTGAATCACATTTTATTGTTATAAATATCACATCTTATAAAAAaggattaaaaaaaatatggTAAAACAGATATTTGAGAAGACCATTCTTATTAGTTCACAGAATACTCATACTGCATTGCTGTGTGTTCATTCAATACACATTGACAGTTATAACAGGACTTGTGGCTCAAAGATCTTATTTTAAAGCTATTTTCTTTGGCTTTCTTTAAAAAGTCACATACAAAGATACAGTAGAAAGTAAGAAATGAGGTATAAAACAAATGTACAAAACTTTTTTTGCGGGGAGGGGGGAGGTTGTCGCAGTTGGTGTTTTGTAAATTTGCTGTGGTTGGTGGAATACTTGCTCCATCGTGAGTCTTTCGCCGTCTCTGTAGCAGTGTACGACGGAAGGGTTCTCACGGGCAAGCCTGCCAAATAGCACCATAAACACGATTGTCTCTATCATTGTCTCCCTGCAACAGATGACAACCACATTAGGGCCACAGGAAGGATAGCAGACATCCTTGATGGCTACACCACACAGCTAAAAAAAAATGTCAGTCACAGAACAAACATTACTTTCCAAActtgtcattttttaaaaatctccATAAATACCCCTCTTTGTACATTTCAAGAGTGCTCCCAACAAACGCAAAACTGTCATCTCATAGGGATCTTGCCGCTAGATTTCTATGGCTTTGAAGTGCTTTGATGTCTAAGCGAGGACCGGTCAAATTTCGTCACCTAGGTCTGAAGTACAGTGATTTGGCAGCAGGTGCCTTCTACCCACCCCCGAGGAACTTCTGAGTTGACAGGTTCTGTTTCAAGGCTATTTGTAATGCTTCTGTTATTTGGCATTTTACAgtcttattttatttttgcagGTGTCCGCTCTGATACTGTCACATAACTAAGCTTGTGAGAAAGCAGGGAGCCTTAACACTGGGGGACCATACTTCATCTGCAGAGTTGCAAAAAAGATAAGCATTTCAGGCTACACAGACAGCTTCTATCTTACCTGACACCCAAAAAGGCATAAGCCATACAGTACAATTCAAGTGGAACAGTTCATCTGATTTATTTCCACCAGATGTGTAAAACCACTGACAACAGGGAATGCTATTGCTGTTGTTCCATATTGTTTTGCAGGGGCTGCACAGATTATCAGATTTCAATTTAGAGGAAAGTGTCTTGTTACCAATTCATATGATATAGCAATCTTCTGAGATGCACAAGCACGACTGCAAAACAGACAACCTGGAACATCACCAATAACATGAGTCAAGATTTGTTTGTGAGCCTACAAAATTatgtttctgtagcatgaggcagcttgatgtaaaAGTCGACCACATGGACTGGACGCTTTAAAGATGTACACTGTTACCTTATAGACAGTGGGTGGTAGCTATGGTGACGCCGTACAGGTGAGACCTCTGGTCAGGTAGGTACTCGTCTGTGAACTGGCTGCTGTCCCGACTCAGAGCAATGACTCCATCCCTACAAACACCACAGAAAAACAAATGCATATTCAAGTTTGAACAAAGTGCCCTAATGAAGAGCTGTGATGGAGGGCTAGATTCCATCCGTGGTACTGAAGTTCGCCATTACAAGtatgattgaaatttaaaggcaatgtttcaacattttgcgggactgcattcacggtaaatgctTGTCGGCTCAATTTGAAATTACTTGTACATTTCAATCACGCAATTTGtaacactgaagcaatacaaatTTAATCGAGCCCTAACTGTTTCTCCCTGGCTTTAACATCAATACCCTCTTCTGTTCAAGACAACAGCTAATGATGAACATTACTAGATACTTTCATTCATTGCGCTTGCTTGGGCCTTATTGGTCTTTTGTGTTTTGGTACactatttttttaatgtaaattGTGTTCGCAATTCAGCTGGTTGCTGCCAGTTGTGCAATGTGTTGTTGAAgattggtttaaaaaaaacactcATACCATTACACTGAACCTAAAAATAAAACTACTTTAAACATTACTTACAAGGTTTGCATGCAACCATTGCACCCATCGACCTCCATCAAGCACAGCTTAAGTATTTGACATAACTACGACTATTTAAACCCGGATATGTTCCTCTCTTACCTCCTCCAGTCTGTGAAATAGAAGTGGTTGGCATAGAACACCATACTGAATGGGTAGTTCAGGTTGCTGTGGATCACCCTTCTACCCGTCCCATCGGACGCAATGCACTCCAGACGCTTGGTCCCtgtgagagggaaaggggaggacacagagaaAAGATAAGAGATTGGGGATGGTAAGGGAGAGATTTTATAGGTTTCATCAGGTTGATAACAGTATAAGCCCCTTTCATAGTATACAGTCTGTATGCATCTGAACTGTGTATCACCTCTGACTCTGCTCCAAAACAGCTTGGCCCCATCCCCACTAACATGCAAACTCGAGACATGTCCATTATTCAATCGCCCCCCATATTTTGTGACAATGCAGAGGGCTctgtatagctccgcattgacaaGATTGCTTGAGGGTAGGTGGGCGTTGGACCgtgggaggtcctgtataaacacaactcacttccttgagaacagctctgttctgctccgcgaagcgcaagaagtatgaatgccctgacttccgCAGAGGCCTCATAGCAGTAAATGCTGTACAGCCAATAGAGCCATATTGACCATAAATCGGCTTTCACATGCTGACCAAACTGGCTCCAGCCGTGCGTCTGCTGATTTTGTCTATCCCCACCAGACGAGTTCATGACAAGCAGGTTAAAATACCAAAATCAACTGTAACAACTATCAGTGGTGTATTGCTATCTGGTTTAAACGTCACAAAAGTTTTGAATAGGCTGTATTGCAGCAATTAGACAACCAAGAAAGGCTAGTGCGTCCCCAACAAATGACAGCAATAGGCTAATGATATTTATTTTACAACTGGTTTACTTATAATCCATTTTAAACTGAGCACACAATTAAAATGACAGATCAAACTTAATTTAGCCAACAAAAATGTCTCAATACAATGAAACAAAACACGCTGCATATATTCATAAATATGCCTACAATGACATACAGTAATAATAATGACAAAATACTGTAAATACGGAAAAATAAATAACGTTCTaaaattgcatcctacctgaataGCGAGTTGCATGTGCCTGCATTTGGCCGCGCCAACGTTCTTTCCATCTTTGTTCAATACAATATTAATACTTGTCCAAATTTCACTATTGGCACTAACTTTTTTGTTTTACTTCAATCAAACAATCAAAAAGGCCTCAATCTTCGCAATCAATAGTAGCCCAAGACTCCTCACTATCGCCTTACTCAGCAGCATGCGTGTAAGGCCTTGATCACACCAACCGTGTCGGTGCATTTcggtacaccagaagtacatcTTATTTTTGTAGAATTTGGACCCATTTTGAGTAATACAAAATCTTGTGTTCTCTACTctaacaattaatccacagataaaaatgGAAAACAGTTATTTGATTAATCTCTCCTCCATAAAATATGGGCTCTATTTCAGAATATCACTTTTTTTTGTAGAATATTacagctgttattccatgtgttctACATGTGAGCACTTGAGGCAGCATAGGCTACTAAGCACAGACTAATAACATAATACAACTTATTAGTGTTTTGTATGTTTTAAAGATCTGTCTTAATTAAATAATAATTAATTTCTTTGTGACGTGTATAACACTTGAATTGTGGTGTTTTTGTGGTTTATTGTTTTTACATATATCCTACAGTAACAAAAGTAATGATTTTTTTTTCATATTCTAATAGTAGGCCTACCTAAAACtttcataaacacaaccaaattcATTTTATTTTGCAATAGCATATAGGACATGTTTTTGTTATTAAAAACAATACCATCTCAGTAGTCTATTACACTTCTTATTAAGCATTGTGAAATAATTTCTAATGACTTTATAAAATTGTTACAAATGTTTTTATTGTGCGACCAAATCATGGGCTGGTGCCACCAGGTTAAAATGTCTGGAGCACTgccctcccgagtggtgcagtggtctaaggcactgcatctctgtgcaagaggcgtcactagagtccctggttcaaatccaggctgtatcacatccggctctgattgggagtcccatagggcggtgcacaattggcccagtgttgtccggggtaggccgtcattctaaataagcatttgttcttaactgacttgcctagttaaaaaaatctaaaataaatAAGAATCATGATGAAAGATCAGTTTAGCATTTTTTTCCCCCATCTTTATGAGAGTGAGGATTTGGGAAAGTAAGCTGGTTCTAGTTATATGCCTTAGGTGTGGTTCTATATGCGCCAAGCTCCTAGAGGAGGCACGGGACTCTTACCTGCATCCGCCCAGCACACTTGTCTTGTGGCTGTGTCAAAGGTCAAGGCGTTGGGCAGGCCAATCCCGTCCTTCACCAGCACCTTCCTGCTGTGGCCATCCACTGAGGATCTCTCAATTTTCGGGGCCTCCCTGTTCCAGTCGGTCCAGTACAGGGtcctagagagacaacacacagttaGAAAGGGCAATTATGGTGGTGTGGATGGTGGCTCATTTGGTTCATAAATGGTGTGTGCAAGGGTAACTGgtgggatcgaacccaggtcacCCGCTCTCCAACCCAAGTCTTAACTTCCTCTAGATCTGAGGGGGCATTTGGGGTTACAAGTCTCACGGGAGGGAGTGATTCCAAATTCCAATTCCGCTCACAtcaaggttgtgggttcaattccagcACACACTGAATATGAAACCAGAtaggtatatacagtgccttcagaaagtattcacaccctttgacattttccacattttgctgtattacagcctgaattttttATTGATTAAgttgagattttgtgtcattggactacacacaatactccataatgtcaaagtggaattatgttgttagaaatgtttacaaatgaataataATAAGCGGAAATGTAATGAGtcaaaaagtattcaacccctttgttatggcaagcctacataagttcaggagtaaaaatgtgcttaagtcaCTTaagttatcttggcaaaggagaaatactcactaacaaaaattgtgcacaatatttgagagaaataagctttttctaTGTATGGAAAAATGTGTGGATATTTTATTttggctcatgaaacatgggaccaacatgtggcgtttatatttttgttcagtataaataatAAAAGAAGATAGAACGCTTGAGTTACTCCAGAGCGAACATAAGTCATTGTATTTGGGAAAAGGCCAGGTCTTTGGACGTGACTTCAGTGTAATTTTGCTTCACATGATTGGGCTACATGATTATCCATGTGCTTTTTGATTCCTGAGGCTGGACAGGCATGTGCACCCACTCACAGCCAATCCCTCTACCAGATATAAACCCAAATGTAATGTATGGCAAACATCtgcaaacacgcacacaaacacacaagcctATATCCtaaatacacatacacaaaatccatttctcactcacacactcacacacagtacacacacactcgtGCACTTGTAGCTGTGCTGATTGCTGATCATGTGGGCCGAGCAGAGCGGGCCACGAGTTCCTCCAGATGTGGAGTGGGgattagatagagagacaggctcAGAATGTGTGGTTCcttagagggagggggggagagagtggtTGCTTTGGCAATTAGTAAGCAAGTAAGCCTTGTACGAGCCAGAAAGGCTGGACCAATCTTTTCCAAAGTTTTTCAATACAACTATGTACAGTACCAAACGTTTGTGGATACCTGCTCtccaaacatctcattccaaaatctttggagttggtcccccatttgctCCACTCTTCTgaaaaggctttccactaaatgttggaacattgctgcggtgacttgcttccattcagccaaaagagtattagtgaggtcgggcactgatgttgggcaattaggcctggctcaaagttggcattccaattcatcccaaaggtgttctatggggctgaggtcagggctctctgcaggccagtcaagttcttccacgccgatctcgacaaaccatttattatggacctcactttgtgcacggtg
Above is a genomic segment from Oncorhynchus gorbuscha isolate QuinsamMale2020 ecotype Even-year linkage group LG10, OgorEven_v1.0, whole genome shotgun sequence containing:
- the rtraf gene encoding RNA transcription, translation and transport factor protein isoform X2 produces the protein MFRRKLTALDYHNPSGFDCNDETEFRNFIVWLEDQKIRHYKIEDRGNLRNIPSSEWPKSFEQYLQDVNCPFSVQERQESVDWLLGLAVRFEYGDNVEKYKNCPPATATKAEKPSDPLIHLDSNNPDFKAGVMGLANMLKIQRHDDYLVMLKAIRILIQERLTPEAIAKARQSKEGLPVALDKHILGFDTGDATLNEAAQILRLLHIEELRDLQTRINEAIVAVQAIIADPKTDHRLGKVGR
- the rtraf gene encoding RNA transcription, translation and transport factor protein isoform X1 translates to MFRRKLTALDYHNPSGFDCNDETEFRNFIVWLEDQKIRHYKIEDRGNLRNIPSSEWPKSFEQYLQDVNCPFSVQERQESVDWLLGLAVRFEYGDNGSPVEKYKNCPPATATKAEKPSDPLIHLDSNNPDFKAGVMGLANMLKIQRHDDYLVMLKAIRILIQERLTPEAIAKARQSKEGLPVALDKHILGFDTGDATLNEAAQILRLLHIEELRDLQTRINEAIVAVQAIIADPKTDHRLGKVGR